A single window of Leptolyngbya ohadii IS1 DNA harbors:
- a CDS encoding GAF domain-containing sensor histidine kinase: MLSSQPDLLQQMLERERLLTAMSQRIRQTLDLSEVLNTTAAEVRTFLQSDRVAIFQFEPDWQGRVVVESVRPGCPSILNQKIHDPCFKHLWHHPYLEGRTQQIDDLQQAELDPCYRAMLEQLHVRANLVVPILQSPASNQPLDPTQRSQQDSLWGLLLVHQCTAPRQWQREDVSLLIQLASQVAVAIQQSELYEQLNRLNSTLEMQVQQRMAQLQQAFEFEATLKRITDKVRDSLDEAQILQTVVRELTLALGTASCDTAIYNTQQQVSTIVCEYIQGNVPIAKGKSIPIGVFPEYYQLLLQGEYFQFCWHNPVYVADHPVREIRDRYAVLACPIIDDQGVLGDLCLYRNGDSIYEEAEIRLVQQVANQCAIAIRQARLYHAAQTQVTELERLNYLKDDFLNTISHELRTPVANIKLAAELLEVHLHQMQLLGEGTPIDRPFEILKHETQREMNLINDLLDLSRLNANTEPLLLTTIDPAIWIHSIAESFIERAHSHQQTLNMLIPADLPPITTDLLDLERIVTELLNNACKYTPGGETITLSAGQTANRTELQISVSNSGVRIPPSEQTRIFDKFYRILNSDPWKYGGVGLGLALVQKLAQRLNGTIQVKSSDGSEAETASQPQTTFVLTVPIDLSSKSSADDPLH; the protein is encoded by the coding sequence ATGCTCAGTTCCCAGCCCGATCTCCTACAGCAGATGCTTGAACGAGAGCGGCTCTTGACCGCTATGAGTCAGCGGATTCGGCAGACCCTCGACCTGAGCGAAGTCCTGAATACCACAGCCGCAGAAGTTCGGACTTTTCTTCAAAGCGATCGGGTAGCAATTTTTCAGTTTGAACCAGATTGGCAGGGGCGGGTCGTGGTTGAGTCAGTGCGTCCCGGCTGTCCTTCCATCCTGAATCAAAAAATTCATGATCCCTGCTTTAAGCATTTATGGCACCACCCCTACCTGGAAGGACGAACCCAGCAGATTGATGATTTGCAGCAGGCAGAGCTAGACCCCTGCTATCGGGCAATGCTGGAGCAGCTTCATGTGCGGGCAAATCTGGTCGTACCCATTTTGCAAAGCCCTGCCTCTAATCAGCCGTTAGATCCGACCCAGCGATCGCAGCAGGACAGTCTGTGGGGGTTGCTGCTAGTTCATCAATGCACGGCACCTCGCCAGTGGCAGCGTGAGGATGTTTCGTTGCTAATTCAGCTTGCTTCCCAGGTTGCGGTCGCTATTCAGCAGTCCGAACTCTACGAGCAGCTTAATCGGCTCAACAGCACTCTAGAGATGCAGGTACAGCAGCGCATGGCTCAGCTTCAGCAGGCATTTGAGTTTGAAGCAACCCTGAAGCGCATCACCGACAAAGTGCGAGATAGCCTGGATGAAGCGCAAATCTTGCAGACCGTTGTACGAGAACTTACCCTGGCACTGGGTACAGCAAGCTGCGATACCGCCATTTACAACACTCAGCAGCAGGTTTCAACGATCGTCTGCGAATACATTCAGGGCAATGTGCCGATCGCGAAGGGTAAATCCATTCCCATTGGGGTTTTCCCGGAGTACTATCAGCTGCTGCTGCAAGGAGAATATTTTCAGTTCTGTTGGCATAATCCGGTTTATGTGGCGGATCATCCCGTGCGAGAAATTCGCGATCGCTATGCCGTGCTGGCTTGTCCCATTATTGACGATCAGGGTGTGCTGGGGGATCTCTGCCTTTATCGGAACGGAGACTCGATCTACGAGGAAGCCGAAATTCGCTTGGTGCAGCAGGTGGCAAATCAATGTGCCATCGCGATCCGTCAAGCCCGACTCTATCACGCCGCCCAGACGCAGGTTACAGAACTGGAGCGGCTCAACTACCTGAAAGACGATTTTCTGAACACGATTTCCCACGAACTGCGAACCCCGGTCGCCAACATCAAGCTTGCAGCGGAACTGCTAGAAGTCCATCTGCACCAGATGCAGCTTTTAGGGGAGGGCACCCCGATCGATCGTCCGTTTGAGATTTTGAAGCACGAAACCCAGCGTGAAATGAATCTAATTAACGATCTGCTGGATCTGTCGCGCCTGAATGCCAATACAGAACCCCTGCTGCTGACGACGATCGATCCGGCAATCTGGATTCACTCGATCGCTGAATCCTTTATCGAACGTGCCCACAGCCATCAGCAAACCCTGAATATGTTGATTCCTGCGGATCTGCCGCCGATCACCACTGACCTGCTCGACCTGGAACGAATTGTCACCGAACTGCTGAACAATGCCTGTAAATATACGCCTGGTGGGGAGACGATCACGCTATCGGCGGGTCAAACGGCAAATCGCACGGAGCTGCAAATTAGCGTCAGCAATTCCGGTGTTCGGATTCCCCCCAGCGAACAAACTCGAATTTTTGACAAGTTCTACCGGATTCTTAACAGTGACCCCTGGAAGTATGGGGGAGTCGGGCTGGGACTGGCACTGGTTCAAAAACTGGCGCAGCGCCTGAACGGAACAATTCAGGTAAAAAGTAGCGATGGCTCCGAAGCAGAAACCGCCTCCCAGCCGCAAACCACCTTTGTCCTGACTGTTCCGATCGACCTTTCCAGCAAATCCTCAGCAGATGATCCATTACATTGA
- a CDS encoding M20/M25/M40 family metallo-hydrolase, with protein sequence MALGTAYYLSQHPERFAGTVKFIFQPAEEGPGGAEPMIREFIGCCKTLSVRSIARLADGNG encoded by the coding sequence ATCGCCCTGGGGACGGCTTACTATCTATCGCAGCATCCGGAGCGGTTTGCCGGAACGGTGAAGTTCATTTTCCAGCCTGCGGAGGAAGGTCCGGGCGGCGCGGAACCTATGATTCGGGAATTCATCGGCTGCTGCAAAACTTTGAGCGTGAGATCAATCGCCCGACTCGCGGATGGCAATGGCTGA
- a CDS encoding FAD-binding protein, which produces MNPVAAQGGMAATLKNVDDQDTWEAHAFDTVKGSDYLADQDAVAILTREAPGVVIDLEHMGVLFSRLSDGRIAKRAFGGHC; this is translated from the coding sequence GTGAACCCCGTAGCGGCGCAGGGCGGTATGGCGGCAACCCTGAAAAACGTCGATGATCAGGACACCTGGGAAGCACACGCCTTTGACACGGTGAAGGGGTCTGACTATCTGGCGGATCAGGATGCGGTCGCAATTCTCACCCGTGAAGCGCCGGGTGTGGTGATCGACCTGGAACATATGGGCGTGCTGTTTTCCCGCCTGTCGGATGGACGAATTGCCAAGCGTGCTTTTGGCGGACATTGCTAA
- a CDS encoding M20 family metallopeptidase — protein sequence MVSTSLPALNVNLSRIRTAIQALQPQLVEWRRVLHQRPELGFQEELTAGFVAQKLREWGIPHQTGIAQTGVVATVTGSQPGPVLAIRADMDALPIQEENEVPYRSQHPGKMHACGHDGHTTIALGTAYYLSQHPERFAGTVKFIFQPAEEGPGGAEPMIREGVLQNPQVDAVIGLHLWNNLPLGTVGIREGALMAAVELFDCTIQGRGGHGAIPQQTIDAIVVASQVVNALQTIVSRNVDPLKAGVVTVGSFHAGHANNVIADTARLTGTVRYFDPSLKGFFRERMEQIISGICQSYGATYHLDYDEFYPPVINDRNIANLVRSIAEEVIETPIGIVPDCQTMGGEDMSYFLQEVPGCYFFLGAANLSKGLAYPHHHPRFDFDETALGMGVEIFARCVEKFCQA from the coding sequence ATGGTCTCTACGTCCCTCCCGGCGCTCAATGTCAATTTATCTCGAATTCGGACGGCAATTCAGGCACTTCAGCCGCAGTTAGTGGAGTGGCGGCGGGTTCTGCATCAGCGTCCTGAACTGGGATTTCAGGAGGAGTTGACGGCTGGGTTTGTGGCGCAGAAGCTACGGGAATGGGGCATTCCGCATCAGACGGGGATCGCTCAAACGGGAGTCGTGGCAACAGTAACGGGCAGTCAACCGGGTCCCGTGCTGGCAATTCGGGCGGATATGGATGCCCTGCCGATTCAGGAAGAAAATGAGGTGCCCTATCGATCGCAGCATCCGGGCAAAATGCACGCCTGCGGACATGATGGACATACGACGATCGCCCTGGGGACGGCTTACTATCTATCGCAGCATCCGGAGCGGTTTGCCGGAACGGTGAAGTTCATTTTCCAGCCTGCGGAGGAAGGTCCGGGCGGCGCGGAACCTATGATTCGGGAAGGCGTGCTGCAAAATCCTCAAGTCGATGCAGTAATTGGGCTACACCTGTGGAATAATTTGCCGCTGGGTACGGTGGGCATCCGGGAAGGGGCTTTGATGGCGGCAGTGGAACTGTTTGACTGCACCATCCAGGGACGGGGCGGACATGGGGCAATTCCGCAGCAAACGATCGATGCGATTGTGGTGGCTTCCCAGGTTGTGAACGCGCTGCAAACAATTGTCTCTCGCAATGTTGATCCGCTGAAAGCTGGCGTGGTGACGGTGGGATCGTTCCATGCCGGACACGCCAATAACGTGATTGCCGATACAGCCCGCCTGACGGGAACGGTGCGTTACTTTGATCCCAGCCTCAAGGGATTTTTCCGCGAACGGATGGAGCAAATTATTTCCGGCATCTGTCAAAGTTATGGCGCGACTTACCATCTGGACTACGATGAGTTCTATCCACCCGTCATCAACGATCGCAATATTGCAAACTTAGTTCGATCGATCGCCGAAGAAGTGATCGAAACGCCGATCGGCATTGTGCCAGACTGTCAGACGATGGGCGGCGAGGATATGTCCTATTTCTTGCAGGAAGTTCCCGGCTGCTATTTCTTCCTGGGGGCGGCGAACCTGAGCAAGGGGCTGGCGTATCCGCACCATCACCCCAGATTTGATTTTGACGAGACGGCTTTGGGAATGGGCGTGGAGATTTTCGCTCGCTGCGTCGAGAAGTTTTGTCAGGCATAA
- a CDS encoding M20/M25/M40 family metallo-hydrolase yields the protein MATVTGSQPGPVLAIRADMDALPIQEENEVPYRSQHPERFAGTVKFIFQPAEEGPGGAEPMIREGVLQNPQVDAVIGLHLWNNLPLGTVGILSPH from the coding sequence GTGGCAACAGTAACGGGCAGTCAACCGGGTCCCGTGCTGGCAATTCGGGCGGATATGGATGCCCTGCCGATTCAGGAAGAAAATGAGGTGCCCTATCGATCGCAGCATCCGGAGCGGTTTGCCGGAACGGTGAAGTTCATTTTCCAGCCTGCGGAGGAAGGTCCGGGCGGCGCGGAACCTATGATTCGGGAAGGCGTGCTGCAAAATCCTCAAGTCGATGCAGTAATTGGGCTACACCTGTGGAATAATTTGCCGCTGGGTACGGTGGGCATCTTGTCTCCCCATTAA
- the hydA gene encoding dihydropyrimidinase, with the protein MTETLIRGGRIITAVDDYRADILIKDGRIDTIAREIHSDTAIVHDASNLYVLPGGVDVHTHMEFPLGTAETCDTFETGTRSAAFGGTTTIIDFALQKKGETPKQTLDQRLAVAQPKACVDYSFHLILTHITPETLAELPDLINRDGISSFKMFMAYPGILMVEDGDIFRAMRTVGGHGGMINLHAENGSVIQVLIEEALAQGNTSPKYHSLTRPRVMEAEATHRAIRLAELAEIPVYIVHLSAKEALDAVVEARDRGIEAYAETCPHYLFLTIEEYDRPGFEAAKFVMTPPLREADCQHALWRGLKFDDLQIVSTDHCPFCFNESPFGIHRSKQLGRDNFEQIPNGAPGVELRIPLLFDGGVNANRLTLNRFVQLTSTAPAKMFGLFPRKGTIAVGSDADIVLFDPHKSHVISASTHHSNVDYSLYEGRSVTGKVEKVFLRGELVVHGEQWYGTPGSGQFLRRSASGRV; encoded by the coding sequence ATGACCGAAACCCTAATTCGAGGGGGAAGAATTATTACTGCCGTTGATGATTATCGCGCAGATATCTTAATCAAAGACGGCAGAATTGATACGATCGCCCGCGAGATTCACTCCGATACCGCGATCGTCCACGATGCCAGCAATCTCTATGTGCTGCCCGGCGGCGTTGATGTGCATACCCACATGGAGTTTCCCCTGGGTACGGCAGAGACCTGCGATACCTTTGAAACCGGAACGCGATCGGCGGCATTTGGCGGCACGACGACCATTATTGACTTTGCACTACAAAAGAAAGGCGAAACCCCCAAGCAGACCCTCGATCAGCGGTTGGCAGTAGCGCAGCCCAAAGCCTGCGTGGACTATAGTTTTCACCTGATTCTCACCCACATCACGCCCGAAACCTTAGCGGAGCTGCCCGATTTAATTAACCGCGACGGCATTTCCAGCTTCAAGATGTTCATGGCGTATCCGGGCATTCTCATGGTCGAGGATGGGGACATTTTTCGTGCGATGCGGACGGTGGGCGGTCACGGCGGCATGATTAACCTGCACGCAGAAAACGGCAGCGTGATTCAGGTTTTGATCGAAGAGGCACTGGCGCAGGGCAACACTTCTCCCAAATACCACTCCCTCACCCGTCCCCGCGTTATGGAGGCAGAGGCAACCCATCGGGCAATTCGGCTGGCGGAACTGGCGGAAATCCCGGTGTATATCGTTCACCTTTCGGCAAAAGAAGCGCTGGACGCTGTAGTGGAAGCCCGCGATCGCGGCATTGAGGCTTATGCAGAAACCTGTCCCCACTATCTGTTTCTCACCATCGAGGAATACGATCGTCCCGGCTTTGAAGCGGCAAAGTTTGTCATGACTCCACCGCTGCGGGAAGCTGACTGCCAGCACGCCCTCTGGCGCGGACTCAAGTTCGACGATCTGCAAATTGTGTCTACGGATCACTGTCCGTTTTGCTTCAACGAAAGTCCCTTTGGCATTCATCGATCGAAACAGTTAGGGCGAGACAACTTTGAGCAAATCCCCAATGGCGCACCGGGGGTAGAACTGCGAATTCCGCTGCTGTTTGATGGCGGTGTCAATGCCAATCGGCTCACCCTGAATCGGTTTGTGCAGCTGACGTCAACCGCACCCGCCAAGATGTTTGGGCTGTTTCCCCGCAAAGGTACGATCGCCGTCGGCAGCGATGCGGATATTGTCCTGTTTGACCCCCACAAATCCCACGTCATTAGCGCCAGCACCCACCATTCCAACGTAGATTATTCGCTTTATGAGGGGCGATCGGTAACGGGCAAGGTCGAAAAGGTGTTTTTGCGCGGTGAGCTGGTAGTGCACGGAGAACAGTGGTACGGGACGCCAGGAAGCGGTCAGTTCTTGAGGCGATCGGCTTCGGGCAGAGTGTAG
- a CDS encoding response regulator, with protein sequence MRLILEEGQAKGLVMFRIRDGKLAVGRAGEQGGGLFSRLSDGRIAQLIQLYLEKEGFSCRICRDGLTALQVFQEQQPDLIILDLMLPGLDGLEVCARIRQKPGNKDPYILMLTAKGEEIDRTPLRLRAVWRQP encoded by the coding sequence ATGCGCCTGATTCTGGAAGAGGGACAGGCAAAGGGCTTGGTGATGTTCCGCATTCGGGACGGCAAGCTGGCGGTGGGGCGGGCAGGGGAACAAGGGGGGGGGCTTTTTTCCCGCCTGTCGGATGGACGAATTGCCCAGTTGATTCAGCTTTACCTGGAAAAGGAAGGATTCTCCTGTCGAATTTGCCGGGATGGGCTGACTGCGCTTCAGGTATTTCAAGAACAGCAGCCGGATCTGATTATTCTGGATTTAATGCTGCCCGGATTGGATGGTCTGGAGGTTTGCGCCCGCATCCGTCAGAAACCTGGCAACAAAGACCCCTACATTCTGATGCTGACGGCAAAAGGAGAAGAAATCGATCGCACTCCGTTGCGGCTCAGGGCGGTATGGCGGCAACCCTGA
- a CDS encoding response regulator transcription factor: MEILIIEDESEIAQLIQLYLEKEGFSCRICRDGLTALQVFQEQQPDLIILDLMLPGLDGLEVCARIRQKPGNKDPYILMLTAKGEEIDRIIGLSTGADDYLVKPFSPRELVARVRALLRRTLRQGGQTRAYQTAHFSADLDQRVAHRQLDDQGNEPLDLTTLEFDLLTTFLSHPGRVWNRTQLIEKLWGSDFFGDERVVDTHVARLRKKIEPDPANPTFLKTVIGVGYKFEDVAS; this comes from the coding sequence ATGGAAATCCTAATCATTGAAGATGAATCAGAAATTGCCCAGTTGATTCAGCTTTACCTGGAAAAGGAAGGATTCTCCTGTCGAATTTGCCGGGATGGGCTGACTGCGCTTCAGGTATTTCAAGAACAGCAGCCGGATCTGATTATTCTGGATTTAATGCTGCCCGGATTGGATGGTCTGGAGGTTTGCGCCCGCATCCGTCAGAAACCTGGCAACAAAGACCCCTACATTCTGATGCTGACGGCAAAAGGAGAAGAAATCGATCGCATCATTGGCTTATCCACCGGAGCAGACGATTATCTGGTGAAGCCCTTTAGTCCCAGGGAACTGGTGGCGAGAGTGCGGGCACTGCTGCGGCGAACCCTGCGTCAGGGAGGACAAACCCGTGCCTACCAGACCGCTCACTTTTCTGCCGATCTGGATCAGCGGGTGGCACATCGACAGCTCGACGATCAGGGAAATGAACCCCTCGACCTCACGACGCTGGAGTTTGACCTGCTGACCACTTTTTTGAGCCATCCCGGTCGCGTCTGGAATCGGACACAGCTGATTGAAAAACTCTGGGGCAGCGATTTCTTTGGCGACGAGCGGGTTGTGGATACCCATGTTGCCCGTCTGCGGAAAAAAATTGAACCCGATCCGGCAAATCCAACGTTCCTCAAGACGGTAATCGGGGTGGGCTATAAGTTTGAAGACGTGGCGAGCTAG
- a CDS encoding GNAT family N-acetyltransferase → MFWLLSLGITVLLLAIVALVTAFLWLRLSPLLSDDWKYYWVIVDCFSAAPRRKGQTQLIACAKLCRYRHYSLLFNLLVAPAYRQQGLGSMLVKSIGEKAVKPLYLACSTDRVSFYTRLGFEPVAAKELTAIVRNELGIMPQSRLLVLKLD, encoded by the coding sequence ATGTTCTGGCTGCTGAGTCTTGGAATAACGGTGCTGCTGCTGGCGATCGTTGCCCTGGTGACGGCGTTCCTGTGGCTGCGCCTGAGTCCTCTGCTTTCGGACGATTGGAAATACTATTGGGTGATTGTGGACTGCTTTTCCGCTGCTCCTCGGAGAAAGGGGCAAACTCAGCTCATTGCCTGTGCCAAGCTCTGCCGCTATCGCCACTACTCGCTGCTGTTTAACCTGCTGGTTGCGCCTGCCTACCGTCAGCAAGGTCTGGGGTCAATGCTGGTCAAGTCTATAGGAGAGAAGGCTGTAAAACCGCTGTATCTTGCCTGCTCCACCGATCGCGTCAGTTTTTATACTCGTTTGGGATTTGAACCCGTTGCCGCCAAAGAGCTAACGGCGATCGTACGAAATGAGCTGGGAATCATGCCCCAATCCAGGCTGCTGGTGCTAAAGCTGGACTGA
- a CDS encoding GNAT family N-acetyltransferase, which yields MTAFLWLRLSPLLSDDWKYYWVIVDCFSAAPRRKGQTQLIACAKLCRYRHYSLLFNLLVAPAYRQQGLGSMLVKSIGEKAVKPLYLACSTDRVSFYTRLGFEPVAAKELTAIVRNELGLWRRSYGNGAFRIRRGSLKRESWQQ from the coding sequence GTGACGGCGTTCCTGTGGCTGCGCCTGAGTCCTCTGCTTTCGGACGATTGGAAATACTATTGGGTGATTGTGGACTGCTTTTCCGCTGCTCCTCGGAGAAAGGGGCAAACTCAGCTCATTGCCTGTGCCAAGCTCTGCCGCTATCGCCACTACTCGCTGCTGTTTAACCTGCTGGTTGCGCCTGCCTACCGTCAGCAAGGTCTGGGGTCAATGCTGGTCAAGTCTATAGGAGAGAAGGCTGTAAAACCGCTGTATCTTGCCTGCTCCACCGATCGCGTCAGTTTTTATACTCGTTTGGGATTTGAACCCGTTGCCGCCAAAGAGCTAACGGCGATCGTACGAAATGAGCTGGGTTTGTGGCGCAGAAGCTACGGGAATGGGGCATTCCGCATCAGACGGGGATCGCTCAAACGGGAGTCGTGGCAACAGTAA
- a CDS encoding ABC transporter permease — protein sequence MEVLGQAWTYAIEHQQELIEALQQHLLLVLVPMTIALILGLPLGWWSSRSRLAALTFINGFNVLRVIPSLAVLFLAIPYFGLSFRSAAIALTLLAMPPILINTDVAFRTIDPMVQEAAAGMGMSDTQILRRVEVPLALPVIVSGIKIALVEVIASATLAAFIGAGGLGTFIVRGFSLYDNRILLVGAVPVALLALLTEVSLSWVQRGLQPPNP from the coding sequence ATGGAGGTTTTAGGACAGGCTTGGACATATGCGATCGAGCATCAGCAAGAGCTAATCGAGGCTTTGCAACAGCATTTGCTGCTGGTGTTGGTGCCCATGACGATCGCCCTAATCCTGGGATTACCCCTGGGCTGGTGGAGTTCCCGATCGCGTCTGGCGGCATTGACTTTTATTAACGGCTTTAATGTCCTGCGCGTCATCCCCAGTCTTGCCGTGCTGTTTCTGGCAATTCCCTATTTCGGACTCAGTTTCCGCTCTGCGGCAATCGCCCTGACGCTGCTGGCAATGCCTCCGATTTTAATCAATACGGATGTGGCATTTCGGACGATCGATCCGATGGTGCAGGAAGCGGCGGCAGGGATGGGCATGAGCGATACGCAAATTCTGCGTCGGGTGGAAGTGCCTCTTGCCCTGCCCGTCATCGTCTCAGGAATTAAAATTGCCCTGGTGGAAGTGATTGCAAGCGCAACGCTGGCGGCGTTCATTGGTGCGGGAGGTCTGGGGACTTTTATTGTGCGAGGGTTTTCTCTTTACGACAATCGGATTCTTCTGGTCGGAGCCGTTCCGGTGGCACTGCTGGCGCTGCTGACAGAAGTAAGCTTGAGCTGGGTTCAGCGAGGATTGCAGCCCCCCAATCCCTAA
- a CDS encoding FAD-binding protein, whose translation MIEHDVVIVGGGLAGSRAAVEIAQLIQLYLEKELRVRAAIRRRLPTHIPYKCPIASLALLNCEFIRWVNLSIG comes from the coding sequence ATGATTGAGCATGATGTGGTGATTGTCGGCGGCGGACTTGCCGGATCGCGGGCAGCGGTCGAAATTGCCCAGTTGATTCAGCTTTACCTGGAAAAGGAATTGAGGGTGAGGGCGGCAATACGTAGGAGGCTCCCAACCCACATTCCTTACAAATGTCCGATCGCCTCTTTAGCTTTGCTTAACTGCGAATTCATCAGGTGGGTAAATCTATCGATCGGGTAA
- a CDS encoding succinate dehydrogenase/fumarate reductase flavoprotein subunit, which translates to MAATLKNVDDQDTWEAHAFDTVKGSDYLADQDAVAILTREEHDVVIVGGGLAGSRAAVEIARTDPRLSVAVIAKTHPIRSHSVAAQGGMAATLKNVDDQDTWEAHAFDTVKGSDYLADQDAVAILTREAPDVVIDLEHMGVLFSRLSDGRIAQRAFGGHSHKRTCYAADKTGHAILHELVNNLRRYGVHIYDEWYVMRLILEEGQAKGLVMFRIRDGKLAVVRAKAVMFATGGYGRVYNTTSNDYASTGDGLAMTAAAGLPLEDMEFVQFHPTGLYPVGVLISEAVRGEGAYLVNSEGRRFMEDYAPSRMELAPRDITSRAIARELRAGRGIHSDGSAGGPFVHLDVRHLGREKIMSRIPFCWEEAHRLVGIDAVNQPIPVRPTVHYSMGGIPTSTEGQVRSSAEGLVEGFFAAGETACVSVHGANRLGSNSLLECVVYGRRTGATIARYVQTRKLPEIDEQNYLTQAEQQLQSLLAQPGQYRIDQVRQAFQDCMTEYCGVFRTDALMREGLRQLQTLRQQAEQVYLDDKGKLWNTELIEALELQSLLIVGEMILTSALNRQESRGAHAREDFVDRNDTDFLKHTQAYYSPAGIDIRYRPVTITMFQPQERKY; encoded by the coding sequence ATGGCGGCAACCCTGAAAAACGTCGATGATCAGGACACCTGGGAAGCACACGCCTTTGACACGGTGAAGGGGTCTGACTATCTGGCGGATCAGGATGCGGTCGCAATTCTCACCCGTGAAGAGCATGATGTGGTGATTGTCGGCGGCGGACTTGCCGGATCGCGGGCAGCGGTCGAAATTGCCCGAACCGATCCCAGACTCAGTGTGGCGGTCATTGCTAAGACCCACCCAATTCGATCGCACTCCGTTGCGGCTCAGGGCGGTATGGCGGCAACCCTGAAAAACGTCGATGATCAGGACACCTGGGAAGCACACGCCTTTGACACGGTGAAGGGGTCTGACTATCTGGCGGATCAGGATGCGGTCGCAATTCTCACCCGTGAAGCGCCGGATGTGGTGATCGACCTGGAACATATGGGCGTGCTGTTTTCCCGCCTGTCGGATGGACGAATTGCCCAGCGTGCTTTTGGCGGACATTCTCACAAGCGCACCTGCTATGCGGCAGACAAAACCGGACACGCGATTCTACATGAGCTGGTGAATAACCTGCGCCGCTACGGGGTTCACATCTACGACGAGTGGTATGTGATGCGCCTGATTCTGGAAGAGGGACAGGCAAAGGGCTTGGTGATGTTCCGCATTCGGGACGGCAAGCTGGCGGTGGTGCGGGCAAAGGCAGTCATGTTTGCGACGGGCGGTTACGGTCGCGTTTACAACACCACATCAAACGACTATGCCTCTACGGGAGACGGGCTGGCGATGACGGCTGCCGCTGGTCTGCCCCTGGAAGATATGGAATTCGTGCAGTTTCACCCAACGGGACTCTATCCGGTGGGCGTGCTGATCTCGGAAGCGGTGCGGGGCGAGGGTGCCTATCTGGTGAACAGCGAAGGGCGTCGTTTCATGGAAGACTATGCGCCTAGCCGCATGGAGCTTGCGCCACGGGATATTACCTCCAGGGCGATCGCCAGAGAACTACGGGCAGGACGCGGCATTCACTCGGACGGCAGCGCAGGCGGACCCTTTGTGCATCTGGATGTGCGGCACCTGGGCAGAGAGAAAATTATGAGCCGGATTCCCTTCTGCTGGGAGGAGGCACACCGTCTGGTGGGCATTGATGCAGTGAATCAGCCGATCCCTGTGCGTCCTACGGTGCATTACTCGATGGGTGGCATTCCCACGAGTACAGAAGGACAGGTTCGCAGCAGTGCAGAGGGTCTGGTAGAGGGCTTCTTTGCAGCGGGAGAGACTGCCTGCGTCTCGGTGCATGGGGCAAACCGCCTGGGCAGCAATTCCTTGCTGGAATGTGTAGTCTACGGTCGTAGAACAGGAGCGACGATCGCCCGCTATGTGCAGACTCGCAAACTGCCCGAAATTGACGAGCAAAATTACCTGACCCAGGCAGAACAGCAGCTTCAATCCCTGCTGGCGCAGCCCGGACAGTACCGGATCGATCAGGTGCGGCAGGCTTTCCAGGATTGCATGACCGAATATTGCGGCGTCTTCCGAACAGATGCTCTGATGCGAGAAGGATTACGCCAGCTTCAAACCCTTCGGCAGCAGGCAGAGCAGGTTTACCTGGACGACAAAGGCAAGCTCTGGAACACTGAACTGATCGAAGCCCTGGAGCTACAAAGCCTGCTGATTGTGGGAGAGATGATCCTGACCAGTGCCCTCAATCGCCAGGAAAGTCGGGGTGCTCATGCCAGGGAGGATTTTGTCGATCGCAACGATACGGATTTCCTAAAGCATACCCAGGCTTATTACTCGCCTGCCGGAATTGATATTCGCTATCGCCCTGTAACAATTACGATGTTCCAGCCCCAGGAGCGGAAATATTAG